Within Methanobrevibacter millerae, the genomic segment CAACGATATTTTCGGCGCATTTTACTCAAACATGTTCTTCATTGCATATCTCGGAATAAAAATGAAAGAGGAAGTTAATGAAGAGATAATGGGTACGAAACTTAACTTTGGAGGAATCCATTACCACTCCACTTCCGGCCACATCTACAATACCGATTTAAAGGCCGCACGCAAGTTAATAGCTAACAACAAATAGCTATTCCCTTTCTTTTTTTATAAATTAACCGTTACTGTATTGGCACTGTTTAAACCGTTGTATGTGGACGTTATGATATATTCCCCTTTCTGCAGATTGATTTTAAGGCTTGCAACACCATCGATACCTGTAACCCTCTCATAAAACACACCATTGATGTTGAACGTTACGGTCTGTCCGATGTAAGGATTTCCACGGGCGTCCAAAACCTTCGCCCTGAAGCTTGACCCGTCCTTATACCTCATTGTCAAATCAGAGGTTTCAAGAACGCTTAAAACTGTTATTTTATTGGAGACTCTTGAATCACCATACTGGGCAGTAATGACATAGGTGCCCGGCTCAAGATTGATGTTGAGGCTTGCAACGCCTTTCGAATCAGTTATTCTTTCATAAAAGACTCCGTTAATGTTGAACGTTACGGTCTTTCCAGCTTCAGCCTTGCCTGTTTCTGATAAAACCTTTACGCTGTATTTTGAAGTGTTCCTATAGTATTTTACCAGATCGTGATTATCCGTTAATCTTGAAAGCACTTTAACGTTGGCCGATGCCATTTCACCGGTTTTCGGATTGCTTACGGTTAATATGTAAGTTCCCGGCTCCAGATTGAGGTTAAGCCTGACAACGCCCTCTGAATTGGTTGTTCTGTCATAAAACACTCCGTTGATGTTCATGCGAACAGCTGTGTAAGGAACAGTATTTCCTTTGCTGTCTAAAATAGTAGCATAAAACTGCGTGCCGTTTCTGAAGTATTTAACCACGTCATGAGTTATTACTGTCGATTTGACCTCGATGCTTCTTGAAACATCACAGGAGGAATGATCGGAATCGCCGTAGTATCTGGCGGTGACAGCGTATTTGCCTGAGTTTAAGTTAATGGCCAGTGAAGCGTATCCGTCGCTGTCCGTTGTTCTTGAGTACTGCGCTCCCTGAAGTTCAAAAACGATTGCCTTATTGGCTATAGGTTTATTGTTTTCATCAACTAATTTAACCTTGAATCTGCTTCCGTCTTTGTAATGCATGATTAAATCATCGGCAATCAGTGAAGAGTCAGTCGAATAAACCGTGAACGAATCGCTTGAAGATACGGGATAATACCTGTCGTTTCCGGAAAATGACAATACTACATCATAGCTTTTGCCTTTATCAAATACCTTTTGAATCGTGAATGTGGTTGAACCCTTATTAACGTTAACAGTATAAACAACACCTGAAACCTTCAAATCACCTGTAAATGAAGCGTCTGAAGTGATATGCGCAACAGGCTTTTCACCATACTTGACATCATCAACGGTTAATGACACGTTAATCGATGTCTTGCCCGTTATCGTAATCTTTGAATTGGCAGTTGACTGTGAGTACTTATCGGAAGTGAAGGTTGATTTCAAATCATGAACGCCAGCATTGGAAAATGAAGTGGTTAAAATCGCAACTCCATTATTAACGTTAACGCTATGGGATTCAGAGCCCAAAAGGAAAACGACGTTTCCTTCATTAATGAGGCTTCCCTTATCATCATAGACGTTTGCCACAATATAAATCTTTTCTCCTGCAGAGGCCGTGATGTCGTTTACAACGATTTTGGAGTCAGTAAAACCATTTACTGTTACCGTTGACTTTGCAGAAGACGTCGAATAGCTGTCACTGGTAAATACCGCACTAACCTCATAAACACCGGATTTCGAAAATACAGTGCTTAAAACAGCCTGACCATTTGAAACACCAACATCATAGGTTTTGGAATCAACCGTGAAAGAAACTGTACCCTTATTAATAGGATTATTAGCAGAATCAGTAACCCTTGCAACGATATTAACATTATCGCCCACATTAACAGCCATATTGTTCAATCGGACATAGGATTCGGGAAGACCCTTAACCGTTATCGTTGACTTGGCAGAGGAAGTTGAATAGCTGTCGCTTGTAAATACAGCACTAACCTCATAAACACCGGATTTCGAAAATACAGTGCTTAAAACAGCCTGACCATTTGAAACACCAACATTATATGTTTTGGAATCAACCGTAAATGAAACAGTACCCTTATTAATAGGATTATTAGCAGAATCAGTAACTCTTGCAACTATGTTAATATTATCGCCCGCATTAACGGCCATATTGTTCAATCTGATGCTTGAAGCGGGGATTTCGCCGATGTTGACTCTGGCGCTTGTGGATGAAGAAGCGTACTCATCACCTTCATATGTTAAATAAACATTGGAACTGCGAGGAATAACAACGTTTAAAATAGCCTGACCGTTCATTACTTTAACTATGGCCGTTATACCATTGATATTGAAGGTAACCTTGCCTGCGCGCACCAAGTCTGCGTTGCTGTCCCTGACGGTAGCGGTTATGGTCACATTGTTATAGGAAGCCGAAGATGTAACGGATATTGACGTGTCAAGTATCTTCTGGCGAACGTTAATTACTGCTGAAGCGTTTGAAGGATAATACTGCCTTGAAGTAAAATATGCATCAATCCCATGATTTCCAACATCTGAATATGAAGTAACAATCGTTGCAGCACCGTTTCTGACTTCAACAGTCTCTTCAAGAGAATCGGTCCTGAAAGTGACGCTTCCTGAATTTACGGGATTGTTTGATGAATCGTAAACCCTTGCGGTAATGCTTACGTTATCATCAACTCTAGGTGAAACAAAGTCCAAAACGATTCTGGAGCCTGAAAGGATTAACTCAGCATCAACATTTGAGCTTACAGTTGAAGGATTGTAATGAATACCGTTATAGGTAGCCTTAACTGTGAAATTGCCCCTTCTTGTAAAAGTATAGTTTAAAACTGCTTTTCCTGAGTTTACGTTAACGACATAGTCCTTTGCGTCAATTGTGAACGTGACGCTTCCGGTAGTTACCCAATGATTATGGGCGTCAATGACGTTTGCCGCAATCGAAACAACCTTTCCGACCTCAGCATACAAATCATCCATGTAAATGAAGGTATTCAAGGTATCCAAAGTGGTAAATGCCTTGATACATGCCACCTGGGAAATGTAATCGTTTCCTCCATAGGTATAGACGATATCGTATAAATCATTCCAGGTCTTTCCGTCAAGGCTGAAATAGGATATTCCAGGCGTATATAAATGCTTGTTTGCGTAAACCGTCTCTGAAACAGGGAAAGTTCCGCTGTTGATTTTAATTGCGATTTCGAAGATGTCTCCAGTATACAAAGGAATGAACTTGTCCAGCTTGAAGGTGAAATAGCCTGAAGGTGAAGAGCCAGTCTGGGAATATTTCAGTTCATCGTTGACATAGATATGGGCTTCCCATTCGGTATCAGTCCTGAAATAGGTTGAAAATGCGGCCAAAAGCTCCTCGTCCGTTGCAGAAAAGACGTTCTTGTACCAGATGCTGTCCCTTCCCGTTACAAAATAATTAGTCATTCCTATGAAATCGTACTGGTAATTCTTGTCCAAATCAACGGTATTGTTTAAAACAAATGTGTATGCGGACTGAGGATTACCGATTTCTGCAAACTTGGTGTCATAATATGAAACGTAGAAATATCCGTTTTTACCGTATCTTTCACCCCAGCTGTTTTTACAAATCCATGCGCCGTTTGCCGGAGGAGTGTTTTTGAAATTGTATTTTGAATAGTCATCATCCCATCCCACAATTAAAACGGCATGATTAACGCTTCCCTT encodes:
- a CDS encoding C1 family peptidase encodes the protein MFNKSKISLLIISVFLLFIVILPSTVAYECVDQTNVMSRVVEEEEILLRNLNEVYFDSSAPDGGDGSKENPYNELKQEYIRDNGVIHLANGEYLFETFPSMQYTNLTVHGSGMQDTIVRSHHALTIRHFTLSDLTLSGVNIINHGTIDIENVILEDANASITDQYNHSFGGAIYNPGEHYDPYLYLTNCIVRNNYAMYGGAIYMTHGHLKVVNTTFESNVAYNYGGAIAASDNSRIDIIDSTFINDKSINDAGGAIYFKNANVTISNSDFINSFGQFGGAICDLNSVTVITNSRFYGNNASYRGGAIYSLYGKFYVDNSRFEKNHGKNGGGIFLDNATDHYIKNCVFVSNTAEVCGGGIYSILNIIPSNMKNTYINNKASVSNDLYVTHQINPWLGDGNYTMIVNDKIHTEITNIPKYYSLVDHGFVTPVKDQESSGDCWAFSAIGALESCILKTTGVAYDLSEENMKNLISLYSDYGWNVDTNMGGYDLMAVGYLISWLGPVLEEDDLFDDHSTLSPVLHSIFHIQDILCVGRNSYTDNDEIKKAIMKYGGVASGLHNDDNYLTKNTNSYYYDGKGSVNHAVLIVGWDDDYSKYNFKNTPPANGAWICKNSWGERYGKNGYFYVSYYDTKFAEIGNPQSAYTFVLNNTVDLDKNYQYDFIGMTNYFVTGRDSIWYKNVFSATDEELLAAFSTYFRTDTEWEAHIYVNDELKYSQTGSSPSGYFTFKLDKFIPLYTGDIFEIAIKINSGTFPVSETVYANKHLYTPGISYFSLDGKTWNDLYDIVYTYGGNDYISQVACIKAFTTLDTLNTFIYMDDLYAEVGKVVSIAANVIDAHNHWVTTGSVTFTIDAKDYVVNVNSGKAVLNYTFTRRGNFTVKATYNGIHYNPSTVSSNVDAELILSGSRIVLDFVSPRVDDNVSITARVYDSSNNPVNSGSVTFRTDSLEETVEVRNGAATIVTSYSDVGNHGIDAYFTSRQYYPSNASAVINVRQKILDTSISVTSSASYNNVTITATVRDSNADLVRAGKVTFNINGITAIVKVMNGQAILNVVIPRSSNVYLTYEGDEYASSSTSARVNIGEIPASSIRLNNMAVNAGDNINIVARVTDSANNPINKGTVSFTVDSKTYNVGVSNGQAVLSTVFSKSGVYEVSAVFTSDSYSTSSAKSTITVKGLPESYVRLNNMAVNVGDNVNIVARVTDSANNPINKGTVSFTVDSKTYDVGVSNGQAVLSTVFSKSGVYEVSAVFTSDSYSTSSAKSTVTVNGFTDSKIVVNDITASAGEKIYIVANVYDDKGSLINEGNVVFLLGSESHSVNVNNGVAILTTSFSNAGVHDLKSTFTSDKYSQSTANSKITITGKTSINVSLTVDDVKYGEKPVAHITSDASFTGDLKVSGVVYTVNVNKGSTTFTIQKVFDKGKSYDVVLSFSGNDRYYPVSSSDSFTVYSTDSSLIADDLIMHYKDGSRFKVKLVDENNKPIANKAIVFELQGAQYSRTTDSDGYASLAINLNSGKYAVTARYYGDSDHSSCDVSRSIEVKSTVITHDVVKYFRNGTQFYATILDSKGNTVPYTAVRMNINGVFYDRTTNSEGVVRLNLNLEPGTYILTVSNPKTGEMASANVKVLSRLTDNHDLVKYYRNTSKYSVKVLSETGKAEAGKTVTFNINGVFYERITDSKGVASLNINLEPGTYVITAQYGDSRVSNKITVLSVLETSDLTMRYKDGSSFRAKVLDARGNPYIGQTVTFNINGVFYERVTGIDGVASLKINLQKGEYIITSTYNGLNSANTVTVNL